A genomic stretch from Erigeron canadensis isolate Cc75 chromosome 9, C_canadensis_v1, whole genome shotgun sequence includes:
- the LOC122582274 gene encoding alpha-ketoglutarate-dependent dioxygenase alkB homolog 6, translating to MLLDIETEAIECKMATTRRRDDDINKFKVGCVPTVFYIPDFISDSHQKQLLNHIYTAPVSKWKSLKNRRLQNWGGIVHEKGLLPQDLPPWLTNVTEKISNQSSLFPSAINHVLINEYLPNQGIMPHQDGPAYFPVVAILSLGSPVVMDFTPHPSLAGCTSNTENRGIIEGTDHVTSPNHDPFSIALMPRSLLIFKDMVYTDYLHGINDCEIQPYDTAVNATEVSPYQSVNETHDEDLKAIHRSTTRVSLTCRVVSKVHRNLFRF from the exons ATGTTGTTGGACATAGAAACGGAAGCCATTGAATGTAAAATGGCTACAACAAGAAGAAGAGATGATGATATAAACAAGTTTAAAGTCGGGTGTGTTCCAACAGTATTTTACATTCCGGACTTCATCTCCGATTCCCACCAAAAACAACTCTTGAatcat atttaCACAGCTCCAGTTTCCAAATGGAAGTCTTTAAAAAACAGGAGATTGCAAAATTGGG GAGGGATTGTTCATGAAAAGGGTCTTTTACCTCAAGATT TACCACCATGGCTGACAAACGTTACAGAGAAAATCAGCAACCAATCATCTCTGTTTCCTTCTGCCATCAATCACGTACTGATCAATGAATACCTTCCCAACCAAGGCATAATG CCTCACCAAGATGGTCCTGCTTATTTCCCGGTGGTGGCTATTCTTTCATTAGGATCACCTGTTGTTATGGATTTCACGCCCCATCCGAGTTTAGCAGGCTGTACAAGCAATACTGAAAATAGAGGCATCATAGAAGGAACTGATCATGTGACTTCACCAAACCACGACCCTTTTTCTATCGCACTGATGCCGCGCAGTCTATTGATATTTAAAGACATGGTGTACACAG ATTACTTGCACGGTATAAACGATTGTGAAATTCAGCCATATGATACG GCAGTGAATGCCACTGAGGTTTCACCTTACCAAAGTGTCAATGAAACACATGACGAGGATTTGAAGGCTATTCATAGATCTACTACTAGGGTTTCGTTGACATGTCGTGTAGTATCCAAGGTCCACAGGAATCTGTTCAGGTTCTGA